The following proteins come from a genomic window of Nitrospira sp.:
- a CDS encoding Glycosyl transferase, group 2 family: MDVSVYTQCLFWLSLAFIFYAYAGYPLMLLLLSAIRNRPVQAAPVCPRVSFIITAYNEEKRIHDKLTNTLRLDYPRDRMEIVVASDCSTDGTDDIVRSFQTSGVRLIRSNRKGGKEAAQQLAVESTDGEILVFSDTATILEPQAVSSIVKNFADESVGCVSSVDRFIDGDGAVSGEGAYVRYEMWLRKLETRVNTLVGLSGSFFAARRTVCREWAPDLQSDFNTLLSSVRLGLRGVADPDSVGYYHNLLDQRKEYERKVRTVVRGISVFMRSVSLLNPLRYHLFAWQLFSHKLCRWLVPFAMIAALVANGWLALSSPVYRAILLVQAGFYSLALVYMLSRRVPSVGMLRIPSFFVMVNLSILDAWMRYFRGERIVSWTPSKR, encoded by the coding sequence ATGGATGTGTCAGTCTATACACAATGCTTGTTTTGGCTGTCGCTCGCCTTCATCTTTTACGCCTATGCCGGGTATCCCCTTATGCTGCTCCTGCTATCCGCGATCCGGAATCGGCCTGTGCAAGCGGCGCCTGTCTGCCCAAGAGTATCGTTCATTATTACGGCCTACAACGAGGAAAAGCGGATTCATGACAAGCTGACGAATACGCTTCGGCTGGATTATCCGCGCGACCGGATGGAGATCGTCGTGGCATCGGACTGTTCCACGGACGGGACCGACGATATCGTGCGATCGTTCCAGACCTCCGGTGTGCGCCTCATCAGATCCAACCGAAAGGGCGGCAAGGAAGCCGCCCAGCAGCTGGCGGTTGAATCGACGGATGGTGAAATTCTGGTCTTTTCCGATACCGCCACGATCCTGGAGCCTCAAGCCGTTTCGTCCATCGTGAAGAACTTCGCCGATGAATCGGTCGGATGCGTCAGCAGCGTGGATCGATTCATCGATGGAGACGGCGCGGTCAGCGGGGAAGGCGCGTATGTACGCTATGAGATGTGGCTGCGCAAATTGGAGACGAGGGTGAACACGCTGGTCGGCCTGAGCGGTTCGTTCTTTGCCGCGCGTCGCACTGTCTGCCGTGAATGGGCTCCCGATCTGCAAAGCGACTTCAATACATTGCTCAGCAGCGTCCGCCTTGGGCTTCGCGGCGTGGCCGATCCGGACAGCGTGGGCTACTATCATAATCTCCTCGACCAGCGAAAGGAGTATGAACGGAAGGTCCGCACGGTCGTCAGGGGCATCTCCGTGTTCATGCGAAGCGTATCGTTATTGAACCCTCTGCGGTATCATTTATTCGCCTGGCAGTTGTTCAGCCACAAACTGTGCCGGTGGCTGGTTCCGTTCGCCATGATCGCCGCACTGGTCGCAAACGGCTGGCTGGCTCTGTCCTCACCGGTCTATCGAGCCATCTTGCTCGTCCAGGCCGGCTTTTACTCTTTGGCACTGGTGTACATGTTGTCACGGCGGGTACCGAGCGTCGGGATGCTGCGAATCCCGTCGTTCTTCGTCATGGTCAATCTCTCTATTCTCGACGCGTGGATGCGGTATTTCCGCGGCGAGCGCATCGTGTCCTGGACTCCATCGAAGCGATAA
- a CDS encoding ATP-grasp enzyme-like protein translates to MTSPIRDKQLSSLDPPVLITDGNERAALAATRGLGQVGIPVIVAAETESSLAGASRYCTDKWKYPSPLSDPSGFIESIKSAIQINGVSFVFSISDSTTQVLARVKEGLGLAGAAIPSWEAYDFVSDKYRLMELAQQLSVPTPGTIFVPDGNIDGIAEQITQYPVVVKPSRSLAQVDGRWTKTTVHVVSSRNELMELYKRTPYLSSPSLIQQRIEGTGQGIFGLFDQGKPLALFAHRRIREKPPAGGVSVFRESIALPEPMTSYAVRLLERVTWHGVAMVEFKVDRESGVPMLMEINGRFWGSLQLAIDAGLNLPHLLHRMVNGVSEIVPRDSYRVGTKSRWLLGDLDHLLLRVTRSKESLDLPQTAESRWRCLRNFCKLSVSDLHYEIERRDDMGPAKLEYRAWLTDVTGASIWDVLRAMKKGLDYLSAPGRAARRLYHRWITRVPGTVTSVLFVCQGNICRSPFAEMYFQSLLKGRGMGLTVRSAGLGTTPGKPAHWNTRTSAREHHVSLDDHATTQLDADQVNNSDLIVVMEVAQKKRVLNLYPESKGKVVLLGCFDAKGPLEIADPYGRPIEHFRSCFSQIVRCCDSLAEELASASRSMVPPPVLPHPSKSL, encoded by the coding sequence ATGACGAGCCCGATCCGCGACAAACAACTCTCGTCCCTCGATCCCCCTGTACTGATCACCGACGGGAATGAACGGGCCGCACTTGCCGCAACGAGGGGGCTTGGACAGGTCGGCATCCCTGTCATTGTCGCGGCCGAAACCGAATCCTCCCTGGCCGGGGCAAGCCGATACTGTACCGATAAGTGGAAGTACCCCTCGCCACTGAGCGATCCATCAGGTTTTATTGAGAGTATTAAGAGCGCGATACAAATCAATGGAGTATCGTTCGTATTCTCAATATCGGATAGCACCACCCAAGTCCTTGCGAGAGTGAAAGAAGGGCTCGGCCTGGCCGGGGCCGCGATTCCATCATGGGAGGCCTATGACTTCGTCTCGGACAAATACCGGTTGATGGAGCTGGCTCAACAATTGAGTGTCCCGACTCCCGGCACCATTTTCGTGCCGGATGGAAACATCGATGGCATCGCTGAACAAATCACACAATACCCTGTCGTGGTGAAGCCGAGCCGATCATTGGCGCAGGTCGACGGAAGATGGACAAAGACCACAGTGCATGTGGTCTCATCCAGGAATGAATTGATGGAACTGTACAAGCGAACTCCCTATCTGTCTTCACCGTCGCTCATCCAGCAGAGGATCGAGGGAACAGGTCAGGGCATTTTCGGCCTCTTTGACCAAGGGAAACCTCTTGCCCTCTTTGCTCACCGGCGGATTAGGGAAAAGCCTCCCGCCGGCGGAGTAAGCGTGTTCCGCGAAAGCATCGCCTTGCCTGAGCCGATGACCAGTTATGCGGTGAGACTCCTTGAACGGGTAACATGGCACGGCGTCGCCATGGTGGAGTTCAAGGTGGACCGTGAATCGGGCGTGCCGATGTTGATGGAAATCAATGGGCGGTTCTGGGGATCACTGCAGTTGGCGATCGATGCGGGGTTAAACCTGCCGCATTTACTGCATCGGATGGTAAACGGGGTTTCGGAGATTGTTCCGAGGGACTCGTATCGGGTCGGTACGAAAAGCCGGTGGTTACTCGGTGATCTCGATCATCTTCTTTTGAGAGTGACGAGATCAAAGGAAAGCCTCGATCTGCCCCAGACTGCTGAGTCGCGGTGGCGGTGTCTGAGGAATTTCTGCAAGTTGTCCGTGAGCGATCTTCACTATGAAATCGAGCGGCGGGATGATATGGGCCCGGCCAAACTGGAGTATCGGGCCTGGCTGACCGACGTGACCGGTGCTTCCATCTGGGACGTCCTCCGCGCCATGAAGAAAGGCCTCGACTACTTGTCTGCCCCCGGTCGCGCGGCTAGGCGTCTCTATCACCGTTGGATTACTCGCGTGCCGGGCACGGTGACGTCGGTCCTGTTCGTCTGCCAAGGGAATATCTGCAGAAGCCCGTTTGCAGAAATGTATTTTCAGTCCCTGCTGAAGGGCCGAGGAATGGGCCTGACTGTTCGCTCCGCCGGGCTCGGCACCACTCCGGGGAAACCGGCCCACTGGAACACGAGAACGTCTGCGCGTGAACATCACGTTTCCCTCGATGATCATGCCACTACCCAGCTTGACGCCGACCAGGTAAACAACTCGGACCTCATCGTCGTGATGGAGGTGGCGCAAAAAAAACGCGTGCTGAATCTTTATCCGGAGAGCAAGGGGAAAGTCGTGTTGCTCGGATGCTTTGATGCGAAGGGCCCTCTTGAAATCGCAGATCCTTACGGCCGGCCCATTGAGCACTTCAGAAGCTGCTTCAGCCAAATCGTTCGCTGTTGCGACAGTCTGGCGGAGGAGCTGGCGTCGGCGAGCAGAAGCATGGTACCTCCTCCCGTCCTGCCCCATCCTTCCAAGAGCCTATGA
- a CDS encoding putative xylanase/chitin deacetilase produces MIGELKLMAWRILAEGYYYSGMPRARHRGRVAILTYHRVVSESLVREEHIQPGMYVLDRSFEDHMAYLKKQFTILPIERLVEMRQTGRLEPERAYCVVTFDDGWRDNYQYAFPLLKKYGIPATVFLATDYIGTSNWFWPDRLAWLIGQARGNRTEDAVQEAINTVLREIPDIGVEAMNRWLARCNAKNRLDADTLIEWCKDLDPELIARFVERLGWALKIDLPQKRVLLNWDEVREMASHGVTFGSHSCTHRIMTKVALSEAERELSGSWQAMLQQGIKPVPVFCYPNGNCNQELKDSARKSGYLAAVGCTTGLVGDGSDDPFDLKRVGFHQDISSSVIHFALALSGLR; encoded by the coding sequence ATGATCGGGGAACTGAAATTGATGGCATGGAGGATCTTAGCGGAAGGGTACTATTACTCCGGTATGCCTCGTGCCCGACATCGAGGGCGGGTGGCCATCCTGACCTACCATCGGGTCGTTTCCGAGAGCCTGGTCCGTGAAGAGCATATTCAGCCCGGGATGTATGTGTTGGATCGGTCGTTTGAGGACCACATGGCCTACCTCAAGAAACAGTTCACGATCCTGCCGATCGAGAGATTGGTGGAGATGAGGCAGACCGGCCGGTTGGAACCGGAACGAGCGTATTGTGTCGTGACGTTCGACGATGGCTGGCGGGATAATTATCAATACGCCTTCCCCTTGCTGAAGAAATACGGTATCCCCGCGACAGTCTTTCTCGCCACCGACTATATCGGCACGTCCAACTGGTTCTGGCCGGACCGCCTTGCATGGTTGATCGGTCAGGCTCGTGGGAACAGGACCGAGGACGCTGTGCAGGAGGCGATCAATACTGTGCTCAGGGAGATCCCGGACATTGGGGTGGAAGCGATGAACCGATGGCTCGCGCGGTGCAATGCGAAGAACCGTCTCGACGCGGATACGCTCATCGAATGGTGTAAAGACTTAGACCCAGAGCTCATCGCCCGGTTCGTGGAACGGCTGGGATGGGCGCTCAAGATAGACCTGCCTCAGAAGCGGGTGCTGCTCAACTGGGATGAAGTTCGGGAGATGGCTTCTCATGGAGTCACGTTCGGGTCGCACTCCTGTACCCATCGAATCATGACGAAAGTGGCGCTCTCGGAAGCAGAGCGTGAACTGAGCGGATCGTGGCAAGCGATGCTCCAGCAGGGGATTAAACCGGTCCCGGTCTTCTGCTATCCCAACGGCAACTGCAATCAGGAATTGAAGGATTCGGCAAGAAAGAGCGGGTATCTCGCTGCAGTCGGCTGCACAACCGGTTTGGTCGGGGATGGGTCGGACGATCCGTTCGACCTCAAGCGGGTCGGATTCCATCAAGATATTTCATCTTCAGTCATACACTTTGCCTTGGCGTTGTCCGGTCTGAGATGA